The Limanda limanda chromosome 20, fLimLim1.1, whole genome shotgun sequence genome has a segment encoding these proteins:
- the jcada gene encoding uncharacterized protein jcada yields MYSVEDLLISHGYKLPKHTTTPSSTPTPAPASRQASSSSPPAYSKHHEILENRPGPRTVNGYERGPGAPYGNSGGTRQPQPYSSGCTNNNNEPRDRSQPRREAESRSHIDTYSLGESLTSDSGFCDGTRGPQPQAKDVAYWRRRGQDFAVLLDYANFRDPHGGGQGGYSRPEGPQQARGQEMSAEERQRAAQERQHWAAQAQVQAQVQAQARYRERDAALHQWKIASERKCQSLGTDEWRPAVNFGRQLSQSEGERWAQEQQRLHARTPEGMVVHPRTKAKSQSLPRMLQPESLQYVEIASSGQELYRRVNGHPMSHHDLYRTPRWQENGRPASANQLSMTPKPRFNRPPRPPSYEMHQQIRGSCELLSGRDSVIPQSRDRTPLPISRPGDPQLDYYAPDSGPPGYNPPPSYKRAPLMAGGHRGYGEIAVDYRYRGDVYQQIHVAPDGSHWLTRHPVGSWPDPQRERSLSCQKQLYPVYAAQEHPGGGVQYIPFDDPRIRHFSSALGGNSLTDADKIRHIRNELPSVTVSEPVSDDSAFLPPPLGPFIAAKLVDDANQTSSRGFDNDNTRWHSDLHKDTVDNFPATDQNCNNRYPKNQRPPLSPSATFQAPLSRTSSRQGSNSDQVFSETITQVKKIAPDSGPENNRNTKRRVSETIFCLVSVPVHTPTNINKDLAADQNNNETMPSLTVTKTETFAVGLRESQSVRSKSVNEMPIKSHYSHYHTSSTSSMRNYKRAPLRKEIIDAWALQAREDKELCYAGSWPGNQYRNQETQTGSPLTVVKSPEPQSPPGGQKPVQSASDTTTDSGVGTDGGSPYGYPMAGQKNLHPSSNSAFSRPSLSPTQAPVIQPSQQPLQQEPSSPSMARDQGDQQPSSPRKSNSCPPESEEQMAFGQFLLKPVNRRPFDAIGELECINKEMDDTISRRPHVGQSADYPDGGNNRLAHHKTGAHFTAGPEPGREAISLPPLHMEKHTNLKVRSKSLASTADLDCIDIRSAFSRPQANNMPPTNELSVLPNPGLEDNCLLSSLSLHNDSIPFYRQDIPVPEESLLRDVGLTVYTETPGGPGEPMQRSLSVPSPLNHKELSQTVQLLWDSRAIVKNGDCPKHNSNKEHQAEVDAQRKAKSDSVPLCRGDVNLSICRSRSESSRSPKKQGSPHITRLSREVSFVFNDDTERYAISEPISYKNESTIADKHLENLLIQEKANSLPVEDLSNLYEVKCAKGIPENESIEQRAARILGIAVPVEALGVADKQSEDNQDDTDATVAEEPLSPSEEAKQVIEECEQVKEESLIVHGADTEEVKEPGLGLDQEEENEHKHSNDHSDGEHNQDPETQSTAALGLPEFPPSKLTLSLPVTPDEKLARSMCNVEKKGRGGACKLIESLQDKLNTSASSSSTSLSRSTTDRMTRLKELDSVSRIRRLSLKGSESEGDAVSEEKRVDSEESEVQEEAKEEVEEKQEEEEETKPEEAGREEVENSDKHENAHETRDKSGDPEDVGEPNGEMKEGICNEEQRQEEEGGEINEEIAMKVDNRGSSEVDVELKTEQTEGEVELNIVEDDIEKPLEKVRDRQNAEQVRIAESTQDAEKQKLPKPKQRTRLQKPPLLPKPRSVPKREITLPLSFSSGICGPSNIEDEETHPVSDAYDPSRVERV; encoded by the exons ATGTACAGCGTGGAGGACCTCCTCATCTCTCATGGATACAAGCTGCCCAAGCATaccaccaccccctcctccacccctacCCCAGCCCCCGCGTCCCGCCAGGCGTCTTCATCCTCACCGCCAGCCTACAGCAAACACCACGAAATCCTGGAGAACAGGCCCGGCCCCAGGACAGTGAACGGCTATGAAAGGGGGCCCGGGGCACCCTACGGGAACAGTGGTGGGACCAGGCAGCCCCAGCCGTACAGCAGCGgctgcaccaacaacaacaacgaacCCAGGGACCGGAGCCAGCCCAGGCGGGAGGCTGAGAGCCGGAGCCACATCGACACCTACTCTTTGGGAGAATCGCTGACCTCGGACAGTGG GTTCTGTGATGGCACCAGAGGTCCACAGCCACAGGCAAAGGACGTGGCctactggaggagaagaggccaGGACTTCGCTGTGCTGTTGGATTACGCTAACTTCAGAGATCCCCACGGCGGAGGACAGGGGGGTTACAGCAGGCCAGAGGGGCCACAGCAGGCTAGGGGCCAAGAGATGTCTGCAGAGGAGCGTCAGAGGGCGGCTCAGGAGAGGCAGCACTGGGCAGCCCAGGCTCAGGTTCAGGCACAGGTCCAAGCTCAGGCCCGCTATCGAGAGAGGGATGCAGCTCTCCATCAGTGGAAGATAGCGAGTGAGAGGAAATGCCAGAGCTTGGGGACAGATGAGTGGCGTCCAGCCGTGAACTTTGGCCGCCAGCTGTCACAGAGTGAGGGTGAGCGTTGGGCACAGGAGCAGCAGCGTCTCCATGCCAGGACTCCTGAAGGCATGGTAGTCCACCCCAGGACCAAAGCCAAATCCCAGTCCCTGCCGAGGATGCTGCAGCCTGAGAGCCTGCAATATGTTGAAATAGCCTCATCTGGCCAGGAACTGTATAGGCGGGTCAATGGCCACCCGATGTCACACCATGACCTTTATAGGACCCCCCGTTGGCAGGAGAACGGCAGGCCGGCTAGTGCTAACCAACTCTCAATGACACCAAAGCCCCGCTTCAACCGACCCCCCAGACCACCCTCCTATGAGATGCACCAGCAGATCAGGGGAAGCTGTGAGTTGTTGTCTGGGAGAGACTCTGTCATTCCCCAGTCCAGGGACAGAACACCGCTTCCAATATCAAGGCCAGGTGACCCCCAGTTGGACTATTATGCACCGGACTCTGGACCTCCAGGATACAACCCTCCCCCATCCTATAAAAGAGCCCCTTTAATGGCAGGAGGACACAGGGGGTATGGTGAAATTGCTGTAGACTACAG GTACAGAGGGGATGTGTACCAGCAGATACATGTGGCTCCAGATGGATCTCACTGGCTCACCAGACATCCAGTAGGTTCCTGGCCTGATCCCCAGCGAGAGAGGAGCTTGTCCTGCCAGAAGCAGCTTTATCCAGTGTATGCGGCCCAGGAGCACCCTGGTGGAGGGGTCCAGTATATCCCCTTTGATGACCCGCGCATCCGCCATTTTTCCTCAGCCCTGGGCGGCAACTCCTTGACGGACGCCGACAAGATCCGCCACATTCGCAATGAGCTTCCCAGCGTCACCGTGTCGGAGCCGGTGTCCGACGACAGTGCCTTTTTGCCCCCACCGCTGGGGCCTTTCATCGCCGCTAAACTGGTCGATGATGCCAACCAGACGTCTTCTAGAGGGTTTGACAATGACAATACCAGGTGGCACAGTGATTTGCACAAAGATACTGTCGATAACTTCCCAGCAACTGACCAAAACTGCAACAACAGATATCCCAAAAACCAACgtcctcctctatctccctctgCAACCTTCCAGGCCCCATTATCAAGAACTTCTTCCCGCCAGGGGTCCAACTCAGACCAAGTGTTTTCAGAAACCATCACACAGGTGAAGAAAATAGCCCCAGATTCAGGCCCAGAGAACAACAGGAACACAAAGAGAAGAGTGAGTGAGACAATCTTCTGTCTTGTGTCTGTCCCTGttcacacaccaacaaacatTAATAAAGACTTGGCAGCAGATCAGAACAACAATGAGACAATGCCAAGCCTGACTGTCACTAAAACAGAAACTTTTGCTGTAGGCCTCAGAGAGAGCCAAAGCGTTCGGAGCAAGTCTGTGAACGAGATGCCCATCAAATCCCACTACTCTCACTATCACACCAGCAGCACATCCTCAATGAGGAACTATAAGAGGGCTCCTTTAAGGAAGGAGATAATAGATGCCTGGGCACTCCAAGCAAGGGAAGACAAAGAGTTGTGCTATGCCGGGTCCTGGCCTGGAAATCAGTACCGCAATCAGGAAACACAGACTGGTTCACCATTGACGGTGGTAAAAAGTCCAGAACCCCAGAGTCCGCCTGGGGGACAAAAGCCTGTTCAGTCTGCCtcagacacaaccacagacagtGGTGTGGGGACAGACGGTGGTTCCCCTTATGGTTACCCTATGGCGGGCCAGAAAAACCTTCATCCCTCCAGTAACAGCGCCTTCTCCCGTCCCAGTCTCAGCCCAACACAAGCACCAGTAATACAACCCTCCCAGCAACCTTTACAGCAGGAGCCGTCCTCCCCTTCCATGGCCCGTGATCAGGGAGACCAGCAGCCATCCTCTCCAAGGAAAAGCAACTCCTGTCCCCCGGAGAGTGAAGAGCAAATGGCCTTTGGACAGTTTCTCTTAAAGCCAGTGAACCGAAGACCGTTTGATGCAATTGGTGAACTGGAGTGCATTAATAAGGAGATGGACGACACAATCAGCAGGAGACCCCATGTAGGTCAGAGCGCTGATTATCCGGATGGGGGGAATAACAGACTAGCCCACCATAAAACAGGAGCACATTTCACTGCTGGTCCAGAACCAGGCAGGGAAGCAATCAGTCTTCCACCACTGCacatggaaaaacacacaaatttaaAAGTCAGATCAAAGTCCTTGGCTTCTACGGCTGATCTAGACTGCATAGACATAAGGAGTGCATTCTCCAGGCCACAGGCCAACAACATGCCACCAACAAATGAGCTCTCTGTTCTCCCCAACCCAGGCCTAGAAGACAACTGCCTCCTGTCCTCATTATCCCTACACAACGACTCAATTCCGTTCTATAGACAGGACATCCCAGTCCCTGAAGAGTCATTGCTGAGGGACGTGGGGCTTACTGTATACACAGAGACCCCTGGTGGCCCTGGGGAGCCAATGCAGCGATCACTCTCAGTTCCGTCTCCACTCAATCACAAGGAGCTAAGTCAGACAGTGCAGCTCTTGTGGGACAGTAGGGCAATTGTTAAAAATGGTGATTGCCCCAAGCACAATTCAAATAAAGAGCATCAAGCTGAAGTGGATGCACAGAGAAAAGCTAAATCAGACAGTGTTCCACTATGCAGGGGTGATGTGAATTTAAGCATCTGTAGAAGCAGGAGCGAAAGCAGCAGATCACCCAAGAAACAAGGCTCACCACATATCACAAGGCTGAGCAGGGAGGTTTCTTTTGTGTTCAATGATGATACAGAGAGATACGCCATCTCTGAGCCTATCTCCTATAAGAATGAGTCAACAATAGCAGATAAGCATCTGGAGAACTTACTGATTCAGGAGAAGGCCAATTCGTTGCCTGTAGAGGACCTCAGCAACTTGTATGAGGTCAAATGTGCAAAAGGTATTCCCGAGAATGAGTCCATTGAGCAGAGGGCAGCACGGATCCTGGGTATAGCTGTTCCAGTGGAGGCCTTGGGAGTGGCTGACAAACAGTCTGAGGACAACCAGGATGACACTGACGCCACGGTGGCCGAGGAACCACTAAGTCCAAGTGAAGAGGCAAAGCAGGTGATAGAAGAGTGTGAGCAAGTCAAAGAGGAGTCCCTGATTGTTCATGGGGCAGatacagaggaggtgaaggagccaGGATTAGGGTTAGACCAAGAGGAAGAGAACGAACACAAGCACAGCAACGACCACAGTGATGGGGAACACAACCAGGATCCTGAGACTCAGTCAACCGCAGCTCTGGGCCTGCCTGAGTTTCCACCCAGTAAGCTTACCCTATCCCTGCCTGTCACACCAGACGAGAAGCTAGCACGGAGCATGTGTAATGTGGAGAAGAAGGGGAGAGGTGGGGCATGCAAACTAATCGAATCCCTGCAAGATAAGCTCAACACATCCGCTTCTTCATCGTCTACATCTCTGAGCAGATCGACCACAGACAGAATGACACGCCTGAAAGAGCTGGACTCAGTGTCCCGAATAAGACGCCTCAGTCTCAAAGGTTCTGAGTCTGAAGGAGATGCTGTTTCGGAGGAGAAAAGGGTAGACAGTGAGGAGAGCGAGGTCCAAGAAGAGGCAAAGGAGGAAGTTGAGGAGaagcaagaagaagaggaggaaacaaaaccagaggaagcaggaagggaggaggtggaaaaCTCAGATAAACATGAAAATGCACATGAAACACGTGACAAGTCAGGAGACCCTGAAGACGTCGGTGAGCCTAATGGGGAAATGAAAGAAGGGATATGTAATGAAGAGCAAAgacaagaagaggagggaggagaaatcAATGAGGAGATTGCAATGAAAGTAGACAATAGAGGGAGTAGCGAAGTCGATGttgaattaaaaacagaacagactgAAGGAGAGGTGGAGCTGAATATTGTGGAGGATGATATAGAGAAGCCTTTGGAgaaagtgagagacagacagaatgcAGAGCAAGTCAGGATAGCTGAATCGACACAAGACGCAGAGAAGCAAAAGTTGCCTAAACCAAAGCAGCGCACCCGGCTGCAGaagcctcctctgcttcctaaACCACGGAGCGTTCCCAAGAGAGAGATAACGCTGCCACTCAGCTTCAGTTCTGGGATCTGTGGCCCCTCGAATATTGAGGATGAGGAAACGCATCCTGTCTCAG ACGCCTACGACCCCAGTCGGGTGGAGAGAGTGTAA